Proteins from a genomic interval of Streptomyces fodineus:
- a CDS encoding ribokinase — protein sequence MYDYDLLVVGSANADLVIDVERRPAAGETVLGGDLAVHPGGKGANQAVAAARLGASTALLARVGDDAYGRLLLDSLRAAGVDTVGVLVGGAATGVALITVDPSGDNSIVVSPGANARLTPADVRAAVSLFLASRVVSTQLEIPLETVVEVVRNLSPDGRFVLNPSPPRPLPSQVLAACDPLIVNEHEARVILGDACVSEDPEDWARLLLAKGPRSVVVTLGAQGALVGDSSGVTQVASVKVDAVDTTGAGDAFTAALAWKLGSGASLTEAAAYAARVGAAAVTRRGAQESYPTAREVDAL from the coding sequence ATGTACGACTACGACCTGTTGGTCGTGGGTTCGGCCAACGCCGACCTCGTGATCGATGTCGAGCGGCGGCCGGCCGCCGGTGAGACGGTGCTCGGCGGCGACCTGGCCGTCCACCCGGGCGGCAAGGGCGCCAACCAGGCGGTCGCCGCGGCCCGGCTCGGCGCGAGTACGGCCCTGCTGGCCCGGGTCGGCGACGACGCCTACGGCCGGCTGCTCCTCGACTCCCTGCGCGCGGCCGGCGTCGACACGGTCGGCGTGCTGGTGGGCGGGGCGGCGACGGGCGTCGCACTGATCACGGTGGACCCCTCCGGGGACAACAGCATCGTGGTGTCGCCGGGTGCCAACGCCCGGCTCACCCCGGCGGACGTCCGGGCGGCGGTCAGCCTGTTCCTCGCCTCGCGGGTGGTGTCCACGCAGCTGGAGATCCCGCTGGAGACGGTCGTGGAGGTCGTACGGAACCTGTCCCCGGACGGCCGCTTCGTACTGAACCCGTCCCCGCCGCGGCCCCTGCCCTCGCAGGTGCTGGCGGCCTGCGATCCGCTGATCGTCAACGAGCACGAGGCCCGGGTGATCCTCGGGGACGCGTGTGTCAGCGAGGACCCCGAGGACTGGGCGCGGCTGCTGCTGGCCAAGGGGCCGCGCTCGGTGGTGGTGACGCTGGGCGCGCAGGGGGCGCTGGTGGGCGACTCATCGGGGGTGACCCAGGTGGCGTCGGTGAAGGTGGACGCCGTGGACACCACGGGCGCGGGCGACGCGTTCACCGCCGCGCTGGCCTGGAAACTGGGGTCGGGGGCCTCTTTGACCGAGGCGGCGGCCTACGCGGCCCGCGTCGGTGCGGCGGCCGTGACCAGGCGGGGCGCCCAGGAGTCGTATCCGACGGCGCGAGAGGTCGACGCCCTGTGA
- a CDS encoding CU044_2847 family protein produces the protein MARVLDFSELQLADGTAVRFQLTPADDRAGAPAQQAGQLPEGMGATVPVSRGGRGVAAHAVETLRSTLRPLGPFLQEIHDAVAGSERPPQEISVTFGVQVGQDLKLGIVGGNGQAHLTVSATWRPAPAGG, from the coding sequence ATGGCAAGGGTGTTGGACTTCAGCGAACTGCAGTTGGCGGACGGGACAGCCGTACGGTTCCAGCTCACCCCGGCGGATGACCGGGCCGGCGCTCCGGCGCAGCAGGCGGGGCAGCTCCCGGAGGGCATGGGGGCCACCGTGCCGGTGTCCCGGGGCGGGCGTGGTGTCGCCGCCCACGCGGTCGAGACACTGCGCAGCACCCTGCGGCCGTTGGGACCGTTCCTGCAGGAGATCCACGACGCCGTGGCGGGGTCCGAGCGGCCGCCGCAGGAGATCAGCGTCACCTTCGGCGTGCAGGTGGGGCAGGATCTCAAGCTGGGCATCGTCGGCGGGAACGGGCAGGCCCATCTGACCGTCTCGGCCACCTGGCGCCCGGCACCCGCCGGGGGCTGA